From Paenibacillus graminis, a single genomic window includes:
- a CDS encoding amidase family protein: protein MNKRLRKTKRQVMATSIALSVMASAVIPFQTADALTRVTSQSGTVWEIHDAFAPSLDTGSLRTVGTTQVQGFGNIFVKVSSPSASLMNGQMMRGFDLKYDGVNRFTSTQSVNLGNVTVTRDVYVDTINNRTRFFDTFTNKNDMAVKIDVSFGGSLGYGTAANASVVKATYSNDLEVTTDDSWIVVDSSAKNNKPLGIAVGAPYPFHNGLTDLGNQQQNPFTTPLAKSGNEANFYGFINTLNIEPGQSKSLVHFVQVGEAGEAGLNNLVTTLNGLNQQLDVSGLTHAQIRSISNWDISAIEGLDTGDNLVIPDAPAAKTFVTSSPYDVVNKSIAEMQQDMINGKTTSVQITQAYLDRIKAYDEGQLGFHAFLHVSETALAQAKAADDARAQGVKGDLLGIPIAIKDIYDTKDMPTTGGSKALEGWRPESDAFQVNKLREAGAVIIGKVNTSEFANSGSFSESGWMQTWNALYPSKTSFGSSGGSAVSVAADFAAAAMGSQTGVSLYAPTTGASLKSFRGTDGMASTTGVLPLTWGQDYAGPIAKTVADLAIMLNATTGTDPQDIFTVTADADHKRPVNWKQALDANALIGKKIGYIPSSFVSSYADDDTGQAVRDKFSELQAAGATMVEMSAIPSAPSRPSGINGSTEGWARYIELHKDFPYLDGASVLASDKVLIYNQRGYTQPERMTEQAVQDYIKYRSDYKEVIKGWMDENGVDAVVYAGFISDVYNNDAAASQLSSDRNTGVLTSNVGLPTVVVPVGTNDSGYSISMQLVGRAWDDAKVLGMGYALEQQSQARLLTAFAPALQYVPSPTNPDPTDNGTTNPNPGTGGGPVTPPATTPTPTPAPTATPAPIATPTPKPEVASFADTLNHWAKASIDLLIAKGLLTGYADGTFRPDSGLTRAEAIKVIATYLGLEGQASNFTDVSSMHWANKYIGAAAGSGLMNGYSDGTFRPNDKISRSELATLITRAFKLTGTGNTSFKDVQRNAWYYDSIDALASNKIITGYADSTFKPGQDITRAEFATVVSRLLENLN from the coding sequence ATGAATAAACGTCTGCGTAAGACCAAAAGGCAAGTTATGGCTACTTCCATTGCGCTATCAGTTATGGCTTCGGCAGTGATTCCGTTTCAAACCGCTGATGCTTTAACCCGGGTGACTTCACAAAGTGGTACCGTATGGGAGATTCACGATGCTTTTGCTCCCAGCTTAGACACAGGAAGTTTACGTACCGTTGGTACTACACAAGTGCAAGGCTTCGGTAATATCTTTGTTAAAGTGTCATCGCCTTCAGCTTCCCTGATGAATGGACAGATGATGCGCGGGTTCGACCTGAAATACGATGGCGTTAATAGATTCACTTCAACTCAATCTGTAAATCTGGGAAATGTCACAGTCACCCGTGATGTGTATGTAGATACTATTAATAATAGAACGAGATTCTTTGATACTTTTACTAATAAGAATGATATGGCTGTTAAGATTGATGTGTCTTTCGGGGGCTCTTTAGGATATGGAACAGCGGCAAATGCTTCAGTAGTCAAGGCAACCTACTCCAATGATCTGGAGGTGACGACAGACGATTCATGGATTGTTGTCGATAGCAGTGCCAAAAACAATAAACCCCTAGGTATTGCAGTTGGAGCTCCATATCCGTTTCATAATGGATTAACTGATCTGGGGAATCAGCAGCAGAATCCATTCACGACACCCCTGGCTAAGTCCGGAAATGAGGCGAATTTCTATGGCTTCATTAATACCTTAAATATTGAGCCGGGTCAGTCCAAATCCCTGGTACATTTTGTACAAGTTGGAGAAGCTGGCGAAGCAGGGCTGAACAATCTGGTTACCACGCTTAATGGACTTAATCAGCAGCTAGATGTATCTGGATTAACCCATGCACAAATCCGGTCCATCAGTAACTGGGATATCTCTGCTATAGAGGGGCTGGATACCGGAGATAACCTGGTTATTCCAGATGCCCCAGCAGCCAAAACATTCGTCACTTCATCCCCCTATGATGTTGTGAATAAATCAATTGCAGAGATGCAGCAGGATATGATCAATGGAAAAACGACTTCTGTACAAATTACTCAAGCGTATTTGGATAGAATCAAGGCGTACGATGAGGGGCAACTCGGATTCCATGCCTTCCTGCACGTATCCGAAACTGCGCTAGCCCAAGCCAAAGCTGCTGACGATGCCCGTGCACAAGGCGTCAAAGGTGATCTCCTGGGAATTCCGATTGCGATCAAAGATATTTATGACACCAAGGATATGCCCACTACAGGCGGCAGTAAAGCGCTTGAAGGCTGGCGGCCTGAATCCGATGCGTTCCAGGTGAATAAGCTGCGGGAAGCTGGCGCTGTCATTATTGGTAAAGTAAATACTTCTGAGTTTGCAAATAGCGGAAGCTTTAGTGAAAGCGGCTGGATGCAAACATGGAATGCTCTGTATCCCTCCAAAACCTCTTTTGGCTCAAGCGGCGGATCGGCGGTATCTGTTGCAGCCGATTTTGCAGCAGCAGCCATGGGATCACAAACAGGGGTATCTCTCTATGCACCTACGACAGGCGCTAGTTTAAAAAGCTTCCGTGGTACAGACGGTATGGCCAGTACTACAGGTGTACTGCCGCTCACTTGGGGACAGGATTATGCAGGTCCCATTGCCAAAACAGTAGCTGACCTGGCCATTATGTTGAATGCTACAACGGGTACAGACCCACAGGATATTTTTACAGTGACTGCTGATGCGGATCATAAGCGTCCGGTGAACTGGAAGCAAGCTCTGGATGCCAATGCATTGATAGGAAAAAAAATCGGATATATCCCCTCATCCTTTGTATCTAGCTATGCTGATGATGATACTGGACAAGCGGTAAGGGATAAGTTCTCAGAGCTTCAGGCAGCGGGTGCAACAATGGTTGAAATGTCAGCAATACCTTCAGCTCCTAGCCGTCCTTCAGGCATTAATGGATCTACTGAAGGCTGGGCGCGCTATATCGAGCTTCATAAGGACTTCCCTTACCTGGATGGAGCAAGTGTGCTGGCTTCAGATAAGGTGCTTATCTATAATCAAAGAGGATATACTCAGCCTGAACGGATGACTGAACAGGCGGTACAGGATTACATCAAGTATAGAAGCGACTATAAGGAAGTGATTAAAGGGTGGATGGACGAGAATGGCGTGGATGCTGTCGTTTATGCAGGTTTCATTAGTGACGTATACAACAATGACGCAGCAGCTTCTCAATTAAGCTCTGACCGCAACACAGGCGTATTAACGTCTAATGTCGGTCTCCCTACAGTAGTGGTTCCTGTAGGAACGAACGACAGCGGATATTCGATCTCTATGCAGCTTGTGGGCAGAGCATGGGACGATGCAAAAGTTTTAGGTATGGGCTATGCTCTTGAGCAACAAAGTCAAGCCAGACTGCTTACAGCCTTTGCTCCAGCACTTCAATATGTTCCAAGCCCTACTAATCCTGATCCAACAGATAATGGAACGACTAATCCAAATCCAGGTACCGGAGGAGGTCCAGTGACGCCTCCCGCAACAACGCCTACACCAACACCAGCTCCTACAGCAACACCAGCACCAATAGCAACACCAACGCCTAAGCCGGAAGTGGCCAGTTTTGCCGATACACTGAATCATTGGGCAAAGGCAAGCATTGACCTGCTGATTGCCAAGGGATTACTAACGGGTTATGCCGACGGAACCTTCCGTCCGGATTCAGGTTTGACCCGTGCCGAAGCGATTAAGGTCATTGCAACGTACCTGGGACTTGAAGGACAAGCTAGTAACTTTACTGATGTATCTTCAATGCATTGGGCGAATAAGTATATTGGTGCAGCTGCCGGATCAGGCTTGATGAACGGATATAGCGATGGAACCTTCCGTCCGAACGATAAGATTAGCCGTAGTGAATTAGCAACACTAATCACCAGAGCCTTCAAGCTGACGGGTACCGGAAACACCTCATTCAAGGATGTACAAAGAAATGCATGGTATTATGATTCCATTGATGCACTCGCCTCCAATAAAATTATTACCGGATACGCAGACAGTACATTTAAGCCTGGACAAGATATTACCAGAGCAGAGTTCGCCACAGTGGTATCCAGATTATTGGAAAACTTGAACTAA
- a CDS encoding response regulator codes for MYKVMIVDDEAWAIKGICNAFDWDKYGFEIAGQFKSAYNAWDAIKADKPDLVFTDIRMPDISGLDLMKRAKTHGLDTEFVIVSGYAEFEYAQEALRYGALDYFLKPLDIDMADQFIMKLAMHFSRRSEARNQIHLDALTSADQDEIKRLLPYSDCAAVCYYRVLAVDFEGENKDFNTLLSFKGKPIHAVEVEAGTRKMLVVLMSEHRACLEGYLDEWDLENTGINAVGISSISSQLKHMSKLIKEADMSASQVFLEGAGGVVHYEPKLHLVKPCIDEIYRIIQGNQFDDMDVFIIGLQEYFRDHHLGMSEVVYL; via the coding sequence GTGTATAAGGTCATGATTGTAGATGATGAAGCGTGGGCAATTAAAGGAATCTGCAACGCCTTTGATTGGGATAAGTATGGGTTTGAAATCGCAGGCCAATTTAAAAGCGCTTACAATGCCTGGGATGCCATAAAAGCGGATAAACCAGATCTGGTATTTACGGATATCCGAATGCCGGACATTTCCGGGCTGGATCTGATGAAGAGGGCTAAGACACATGGGCTGGACACTGAGTTTGTCATCGTAAGCGGATATGCGGAATTTGAATATGCTCAGGAAGCGCTGCGCTACGGCGCGCTGGATTATTTCCTGAAGCCTTTGGATATTGATATGGCTGATCAGTTCATTATGAAGTTGGCCATGCACTTCTCCCGGAGAAGCGAAGCACGCAATCAAATCCATCTGGATGCGCTGACCTCGGCAGATCAGGACGAGATAAAACGCTTATTGCCGTATTCCGATTGCGCGGCTGTATGTTATTATCGGGTGCTTGCGGTCGATTTCGAGGGCGAGAACAAGGATTTCAATACCCTGCTGTCTTTCAAGGGAAAGCCCATTCATGCTGTGGAGGTTGAAGCCGGAACCAGAAAAATGCTGGTTGTTCTGATGTCGGAGCATAGGGCTTGCTTAGAGGGATATTTGGATGAATGGGATTTGGAGAATACTGGCATAAATGCTGTGGGCATCAGCAGCATCTCCAGCCAGCTTAAGCATATGAGCAAGCTGATTAAAGAAGCGGACATGTCCGCTTCCCAGGTATTTCTGGAGGGAGCCGGGGGCGTAGTTCACTACGAGCCGAAGCTTCATCTGGTGAAGCCATGCATCGATGAGATCTACCGTATCATCCAGGGAAATCAATTTGATGACATGGATGTGTTCATTATAGGGCTGCAGGAATACTTCAGAGATCATCATCTGGGGATGTCTGAAGTTGTCTACTTGTAG